The DNA window CGACATCTCCATTCCTTCTCCGGCGGCCTCATCTTCCATTGGCAACCTCTCATAAGTCGCATTTGTAAAAGTTGCTGCAATAATCATCACCGGGCCCGATGCCATCAAGGCACCTACAACCGTGCCCCCAACCACCTGCCCCTGACCACCAGACAAGTATACCGTCAGCCCACTAGCATTGGGTGGCGAAGGAGCCGGTAAAAACGCTCCAGACAACGAGAGTATCTCGAATCTTCCCTGGAGGGTGATCACTCCAGCTGGAGCAGAAGGCTGGCGTATCGTCACATTTGTAACAATCCCACTACCACTCAAAACTGAAACACCGCAATGGCGCCGCTGCGCGAAGGTCGCAATACTCTCCGAAACATCACTACCGCTGCTCACTTCCAAGACATGGCTACGGAGGGCATTTGGGCTTTCTTTAGAGATAACAATTGGTGGTTTTTGCTTATTCTTCGAACCGGGAGGCCTTCCCCTCGGCCGGCGTCCCGAGCTGGAGGATGGTTCCGAGATTTCAAGATCCCCAGAAGGGTTTAAATCTTCCTCGTTTTCTCCATCATCAGGGTTTTGGTTAGGGTTGCTTCCACTACTATTTGATGCATTCAGAGCTGCATTTTCATCCTCTGCGGTGTTTACTAGGTGAAGAGAGTGACCTTGATGCATCGCCACATTTCCTGCCCACCATCTATTCGCCATCTCCTTTTTCTTCAACAAATTTCTCTAATTCCAAGAAATAATGACGCTAAAGATTTGAACACAATAAACTAAGCTCTTTCTTGTTTCTCTCTCCTAATAACttcaacaaacaaacaaacaaattaCTCTCGAATGCACCAACAAGCTCTCCTCCGTTACATCGGGGGTAATAGAAAAgagatataaataatatattgcACCTTTTACCTTTTTTTTCTCCAAAATATTTATTCTATCTAGTTCAAGAATTAGATCCAAGGAAGAGAAATCCCAAAATCTGAACagatgaaattcaatttctCAGCTCTATTTTTTCTTACAGATTACCCTAGATTTTAACAACAAAACACTAGAAATTCTTCCTTGAGAAAACCCTGATCTATTAACTGCTACAATATTTCATCTGAAAAAGCCAAGAGAGTAGAAACCCACTTGAAATAAGCAAGAAAAATTAGAGATCTACGTTTGGAAAGCAGTAAAATCAAGAACCATTACCAGTTTTCACACATTAAAGTGATCTACAAAAACCTTATTTCCAAGAAAATACGAACATAATTAATTACATACAGTATATTTTCAGTTCCTGAAACGGAAAGATATGCTGTTTGTGGAAGAGGGATTCTTAATACCTTACATGAGATTCAGTTGGTACGGGCTAGGGTTCGAGTCAGGTCCTTTGTACCGACGTTCTCCTCAGTATTTTTGTAGCTTTTCCATTCTCTCTTTCTGAGAACCGGACAGTGGTTTGTACGATAAGATGTTGAATATAAATGAATATGAGCACGAATACTGAGAGAAGTAGgtaagaaaaaaaagaaaagaaaaagaaagaacgGGAAACACAGAAAGAAGAAATAGTATAAAACATTTCCTACTGTTTACTGCAGAAATCATCATTATAtgttataataatatattaatgtTATCTAgaagatgaaaaaaaaaatgaaccaTGTGATCGTTTATGTGAGAACTTGAAATTTCAGCAGCTAGCAATATTCAGCCGCAGCTGAAATTTTCATCAAAAGCTAGCAATTTCAGCAGTAActaatatttcagaagctggtatttttTCCAACAGATAAAATCCAACGGCAGAAGAGTTCAGTAGTGCGAGATTCCAGCAGACAGCTACTGATTCTGCTtatgacttgtaactgaagtaTTTAACATGGAATAAAGACTATTAATGGCGCATCATGACAGATTATGACCATTAATTTGGAGGTTAACAGTTAGAAttttgcctataaatagcaccctcaaatatttgaaatggtGTTACATAAATCTTGAGTTATCACTTGAAATTTGAGCTAAGAAAGTGCATTTTCGAGCAgtaaaatccagtagcgagAACAAGTGGATTtcagacttcaaccgaaactccTAGAAAATTACTATAATCTAAAactccttgcttgaaaatttgcggaaaattaaaaattttctttttaaaaataaatggaatgcctcattcataaaaatcaactgataactcaagttcaatgtttaaaatatagcagcggaagaaaataaagtttgccaaaaatgacaatttaaaaatatccaacgactgataaaattgtttgcggaataaaataacaaatgctggactgaggtcctcgggtgccactactgccgacccaagctggctcactggtccccgccctcggccctggcctcatcagtacctacaacaatcaagtctagtgagcctaaagactcagcatgaaaatatcgtaggtaacgattaaatactgaagtaaaatgtgcatgggataaaatatcatgtcatgaggcatactgaaagtAACTTGTactaaatatcttgaaatcggTTTGATAATTCCAGTTTTGAAGCAAAGTATATGTATttttgatttcaaatatttgattttgaagcactgaaatctggtgaactaatggtagaaaaatatattctgAAATATTCCTGATTCATGATTACTGATTACTATCATCATGAAATTCAcaaacgtgctcagtgcttgcTTGCTAGattttaagttctgatttctgttctgaaacctGATATTCATGAATATTGATTCGTGttctaaaagtaatattttatgtatattatttgtattattttttcTATTAAAAGTGATTTTTGAAAACTGAAGTTATTCACGCTCCAGTTATTGGGTGACAATTATATCACTCATCCACCAAACtaatctcagataagaacgaggaaaaAATGTTAGAAGAAAAAGAGCAGAATCAGTTCTAGGGCTGGTGAAGAAGGTTGTTACTTCTCAGTTCGTGTCACGCTTCCGGGTCATGGTtggtcgacaccggcgttgctatcaaatttacattcgaaaacaacaagtctCAGAAGTACACGATtcaaaaaccagtcttttattcataatactgaATATTCATTGTCTAATACAAAGTCAAATAATAaagttttacagcggaaatatAAAACCTATCAGAATAACGtcttaacagatgcagcggaaaacATAAACTAAAACTGAAAAATAACattcttcttcaccagccccagaattgAGTCTGATCTTCATCTTCTAGCAattcttcctcgttcttatctgacataggtttggtgggtgagtaaTATGGTTGCcactcagtaagcgggggcggGAACAACTCCCAgtgttcaaaaatatttttaaacagaAACAGTAATACGAATAATACAAAGAAATTCTTattttcagaacagaaatcagtaatcagtattcaGTAGTCAGAAATTAGAAATTTAGCaaataagcactgagcacgttcgtgaatttcatggctaaactgatatcagtcctcTATATGTTCTCTTCTCTAagggtgaggccagtaatcagtagtgttcagaatatatattcgtaCCATTAGTTCAttaagtttcagtgcttcaaaaatcAGAGATCAAAAATACTTAAACCAggaattatcaaactgattccaagatatttatacataagctcATTTACTGTAATTTGCTAGAAGTTTCGGTTGTTAAAGTCTGGAATCTGCTTGTCTTGCTACTGAATTCTACTGCTCTAAAATAAGCACTCTGTTAACTCAAATTTTCAAGTGATAACTCAAGATttgtcactacaagaaaaacgactttccgcagcacgtcatcaacagcgtgtattaaaagcacgctgcgaatactacttttcacggcgtgcacccacctgtgcgccgttaatagtgttgcacttgatactattaacggcgtgcattaaacgaACGCTGCGGATAGTACTATCGACGGCGTGCATATAAAGCCcgctgcggatagtaacttgatactattaacagcgtgcattaaaagcacgctgcggttattactatggacggcgtgcattaaacgcacgctgcggatagtgaTATTTGCAGCATGCCTTTTTGTGTgctgttaataaattatataaacgacAGCACACAATAAACGCACGccgttaataatattattaacgaCGTGCAAGTTTATGTATgctgttaaaaataaatcgtattCAGACATTAACGATGTACATTAATCGCACGACGTTAATAGTAATATTTACGGCGTGCATATTATTAGCACGCTGCCAAAAATGAGTTCGAATTTCGATTTAAggccacatttagcgacggttatctaaaaccgtcgccgatgctGCGGAAAAATTgaacgtttagcgacggttatcgtaaaccgtcgccgatgcaGTGGAAAATGAATTGCTTCCAggccacatttagcgacggctaactacaaccgtcgccgatgtcaatcggcgacggttaatagataaccgtcgctaatagacaCACATCGGCGACAATTTACATACAAACCGTCGCAACAAAGCGCAAATTATCTATTTAAACCCGATCTCCGTTCCATTGTCTTCGACATCActtaacacttaaaatttttctcttgttatatgattttaatttcgacttagatatttgtttttatttcaatttttggttaattttttaattgaattttttattaaaatataataaattataaaagtaatttttttttaaatttacgcaaaatttagcgacggcttttgGAACCGTCGCGAACGTTTTAACCGTCACATTATTTGAAGACCGTCGCTAtagtagcgacggtgtttaattTCGGAACCGTCGCTGATTTGCGACGGGTTTAGCGAAAACCGTCGCtagaattttgtttttttatgacTATTAATGGCTTACCCATGCACGTTGCGGAAAGTTGTATGAACAGCGTACATATGCACGCCGTTGATAATAGTATCAACAGCGTGCAATGCACGCCGCGGATAATCCTGAACTTTTAACGGCTTGGAACTTTGCAGCGTGCAATGCGCGCTGCGGAAAGCTTATATGCGCGCTGCGGAAagccgtttttgttgtagtgtgtGTAACACCATTTCAGATATCTGAGGgtgttatttataggaaatTTTCTGACTGTTAGTCTCCCCATTAATGGTCATAATATGACATTAACAGCCT is part of the Primulina eburnea isolate SZY01 chromosome 1, ASM2296580v1, whole genome shotgun sequence genome and encodes:
- the LOC140824515 gene encoding AT-hook motif nuclear-localized protein 15-like — its product is MANRWWAGNVAMHQGHSLHLVNTAEDENAALNASNSSGSNPNQNPDDGENEEDLNPSGDLEISEPSSSSGRRPRGRPPGSKNKQKPPIVISKESPNALRSHVLEVSSGSDVSESIATFAQRRHCGVSVLSGSGIVTNVTIRQPSAPAGVITLQGRFEILSLSGAFLPAPSPPNASGLTVYLSGGQGQVVGGTVVGALMASGPVMIIAATFTNATYERLPMEDEAAGEGMEMSSGANTGALGGSGSTPHGLATNPPASSMPLYNLPQNLLPNGPDVFWAPPPRPPPY